One window of Mus caroli chromosome 11, CAROLI_EIJ_v1.1, whole genome shotgun sequence genomic DNA carries:
- the Gjc1 gene encoding gap junction gamma-1 protein, whose protein sequence is MSWSFLTRLLEEIHNHSTFVGKIWLTVLIVFRIVLTAVGGESIYYDEQSKFVCNTEQPGCENVCYDAFAPLSHVRFWVFQIILVATPSVMYLGYAIHKIAKMEHGEADKKAARSKPYAMRWKQHRALEETEEDHEEDPMMYPEMELESEKENKEQSQPKPKHDGRRRIREDGLMKIYVLQLLARTVFEVGFLIGQYFLYGFQVHPFYVCSRLPCPHKIDCFISRPTEKTIFLLIMYGVTGLCLLLNIWEMLHLGFGTIRDSLNSKRRELDDPGAYNYPFTWNTPSAPPGYNIAVKPDQIQYTELSNAKIAYKQNKANIAQEQQYGSHEEHLPADLETLQREIRMAQERLDLAIQAYHHQNNPHGPREKKAKVGSKSGSNKSSISSKSGDGKTSVWI, encoded by the coding sequence ATGAGTTGGAGCTTCCTGACTCGCCTGCTAGAGGAGATCCACAACCATTCGACATTTGTAGGGAAGATCTGGCTCACTGTGCTGATTGTCTTTCGAATTGTCCTAACTGCTGTAGGAGGAGAGTCCATCTACTATGATGAGCAAAGCAAATTTGTGTGCAACACAGAGCAGCCAGGCTGTGAGAATGTCTGCTATGATGCCTTTGCCCCACTTTCCCACGTGCGCTTCTGGGTATTCCAGATCATCCTGGTTGCAACTCCCTCTGTGATGTACCTGGGATATGCTATTCATAAGATTGCCAAAATGGAGCATGGTGAGGCAGACAAGAAGGCAGCTCGGAGCAAACCCTATGCCATGCGTTGGAAACAGCATCGGGCTCTGGAAGAAACGGAAGAGGACCATGAAGAGGATCCTATGATGTATCCAGAGATGGAGTTAGAAAgcgaaaaagaaaataaagagcagAGCCAACCAAAACCTAAGCATGATGGCCGACGACGAATTCGAGAGGATGGGCTCATGAAAATCTATGTGTTGCAGCTGCTGGCCAGGACTGTGTTTGAGGTGGGCTTTCTAATAGGGCAGTATTTCCTGTATGGCTTCCAAGTCCACCCATTTTATGTGTGCAGCAGACTTCCTTGCCCTCATAAGATAGACTGCTTTATTTCTAGACCCACTGAAAAGACCATCTTCCTTCTGATAATGTATGGTGTCACAGGCCTCTGCCTATTGCTTAACATTTGGGAGATGCTTCACTTAGGTTTTGGGACAATTCGAGACTCACTAAACAGTAAAAGGAGGGAACTTGATGATCCGGGTGCTTATAATTATCCTTTCACTTGGAATACACCATCTGCTCCCCCTGGCTATAACATCGCTGTCAAACCAGATCAAATCCAGTACACTGAGTTGTCCAATGCTAAGATTGCCTACAAGCAAAACAAAGCCAATATTGCCCAGGAACAGCAGTACGGCAGCCATGAGGAACACCTCCCGGCTGATCTGGAGACTCTGCAGCGGGAGATCAGAATGGCTCAGGAACGCTTGGATCTAGCAATCCAGGCCTACCATCACCAAAACAACCCCCATGGTCCTCGGGAAAAGAAGGCCAAAGTGGGGTCCAAATCTGGGTCCAACAAAAGCAGCATTAGTAGCAAATCGGGGGATGGGAAGACCTCCGTCTGGATTTAA